GTTCGTCGTTTACAGTGTATTATAggtaattttgtaaaaaaaaaagaacaaaaagtaTAAAAGAGATGAAAACGATTAAAAAGAATACAGCAATAAAATATTAACATGAATTACAACTTGAATTAGCAAATCGTCCTTTGAAAATTGTGCAaatctgaaaagttaatttaattCAACGTTTCAAAACGAATTGAAATTCAAttgtaaaagagattttttttacaatgagTTATCCACCGTGCCACGCCctaaaaaatgttcaatttttgtgCCAGTTAATCACAGACGTTCTAATTTCTAccttataaaatattgtatcagTGTCAGTATCTTAGCTGctacacacctacccctcccttaatcCAGTGTcaaccttaacttgttatcagttgactgtggttagtttaggggaggggtaggtgcgtatTTGTGCAgaaactgacattgatccagAATATTTGTAGTACCTCTGTTACTTTCAAGAACAAGTGAAATTCGTTGATTTaagagataaaggaaaaaaaaattcttgtgtATTTTCTAACTGATAAATTCCTACCATCAGAATTATACTTTGTTAATATTACCTGCATTTTTATTCCAATTTACAGTCagtgtttcttttttacaacatcgcaaaatgttaattttttttgtcgaatTGGTGAAATGATCAAACAGGCTTATACTGAGATGTGAATTAGTGTTGAGCAGTAATCATTGGTGTAAATTAAATGGGTTAATGGATTTAAATTTGTGACCTAGAATATTATTTGACGTACTTTCTACGTGGTAAACTATAGAgctgaaattatttgataaataaataaagctgaagattttttttttaaaatcttacttCATATTTTAACGATAGAACAGTATCAAGTattatttgtcttttatttaCGTTGACAGACCTGTAATGTTTTCGTTTGAAAGTTGATATTATTTCCTTCTCCAGTAGTCAGGGTTAAACAGACAGTTTTTAAACTACCCAAAACATTTGTATTTCAGAACCATGCGCTTGTCCATTACCAGTTCACAACAAACACAGCTGTCAAACAGCTctaatttggtataaataaacacgggtaaatttttcaaaaacaagaaaattgcaCGAGAAGAATCTACAAGTACGTATTAAGACGAAATTGCACGCGATTGATGATAATTAACACGAAAAACAGCACACAgttaaagagagaaagaaattgacAGCGCCAGTCACGCGGTGGTTTCTTCTCCTTGCCTGTTTTCAGGTCTGTGATGGTCCTTAGAAATAtaaatcagaagaaaagaagtgaaaaaaaccttaaaatctAGTTTAGGTCCACTTAAAGTCATCCTGAGAACGTGAATACACTGTTCTATCTCCCCACCCATGGGACAAACGGTGCgcaggattttttttccttcctcgCCACCAGCGATGGTGATGCATGCAGGGAGAAATGGCAACAGTTGTTATACTTACATGACACCATAACTGAAGAGCGCTACAGCTATCAAAATCGCAGTGACAGAGTCCAGGTAACAGATTTTCGGGTTGTTTGAACAGACCACATCACTAGCCACCATACCGAGGGTCATAATAGCACCAGCCAAAGAATTAATCGCTAGAGAGAAttgaaaaggtaaaaagaaaCACACAAGGTTAGTGAAGACATTATGTAGGATGTTTAGTAATTAATGCATCAAAGCAGGAATTTCTCGAGCGGACCCTCGCAATTGCGGCTTTCCAAGTGAAATATTTGAGTAAATTCAAGTCTTATCCGTTGGCCTTAAACGAAAGTTCGATTTGTGGTCGACAGCGCGAAAAGTTGAGTACCATTCTGCATTTTCTGCGTGACACGAGCTCCAAAAGATGTTGTGTGATGATCAAGTGGCTTAGTAAAGTTCTTGGAAAGCAATTTGATCGCAAAATTGAAAAGAGACGAAGAAAACACGCTTTATCATCCATGCTTTGGTGGAAAGTATCGCTCTCGGAATATTATCTTTTACTTCACGAGGCGAGAAATTccaaaaaatgagaatttatcAAATTTGAAACGCTAGAATGAGTATTCAAAACAGTTCATGTATGTGTTACCATCTATCCTCATTGCTCGGCTCTCGAGTTTTTCTCCTATTATACATTTGAAAGCCGTCAGAAATACCAGGTAAACCAAGCTGCTACCTGACAACATCTCCATCAAAAACTCCTGCAATTGACATAAAATTCACTGAGTTCTACGCATTTATCAAAAGCTAACGGCTTTTGCAGTGTACCTGTATACAACAAATCCTATGAAtcagaaaacagtttttttcccATGCTAAGGAGGCACATCCTAAAATTAACTAAAATTAaatgtgattaacatgtaacttctcccataatatccatacattatccagattactcaaacttatcaggtagacgTTACTATGatacaacaccaaattctcataactaaatcacaaggaaatgtttagaagcTCGATGGGAAAATTGACGAACAGAACTTAGGAGTCAAAGCGTTCAAAAATTTGTGATGGGtgttttgatataattttttctcttgccTTGGTTGGTATTTTGTCCTTCAGTAAGGTGAAGATGGTTTTTGCTGCTATGGCAAATGCTGAGAGGATAAAACATATGGCTATCGCTAAACATGCCCTACAAAGtaataaatgcaaaaaaaaaaattgatttcaaaatttttttcaactccaGTCACGTGCCTTGTGACCCgtgcaaaatttatttcagggAATGTCTCCTGTTCGGgaaacaattaaattaattatatGACAATAAAATCTATAGTGCTTGCATGGCAGCTGTATTTCATGAGCAGCCGGCTCCAGATTCCGGCGTACATATTTGGAGTGCCTTGCACGgggccaatcagagcgcgagATATCGTGCGCAATATTGTCGATCCTTGTGGCCGATAGAAAGCGGAGGTTCCCGAAGTTTTGCAAGAAGCTAAAGCGATGTATACAAACCTTCGCTCTCGTTCCAACGAGTTTGAATCCTTCCGGctttctttgaaggaaaatcTCCAAAGAACTACTGCTGAACTGAAAGAGTCTAACACGGCTGCAAGCTGCAAGTGAATCAACATTttcagaaaggaaattttgataacttaaaagttattttcagtCTTTAACAATGTCCATCTACTTTCATAAAACGGGGAATAAGTCCAACGGAAGAACAAGCCGTAGACAAATAAGATATTAATAGAGAAATAGAACCCTTTTGTTCCCGAGAGGTTCGACTCTTCAAgttaaaaacaacagaaaatttgCAAGACTTTAGAGCCTTGTGCTGCGAATGAAAATGTAACTCTAAATGTCAAACCTTTAATGAAAGATTTGGTTTATTACCAAGTGGATTTTAGAGAATATTTCTTCTCGATCACCCTCACAGCATTTGTTCTTTACAGTTTCTTTAAGCCTACACATTTAAGTAAAGCAGATGACGGAAACTCCGTTTTAGCACGATTCATCCACCAATCTTTTTCGAAACACTGCAATTATTAGTGATTTGGAACAGTATGTCTTGTTTTATGAAGAATTACAGACTTATTTACACAAATACTTTGCTCCTTGAAATAGCGACCTGTAACCCTGAATATACATACAAAAGTTTTTATACTGTGAAACCCTTGTGGCTTCGGAGTTGCCCTACATTAGTTTAAATACAAAGCTGTCTCGTTTGCTGAAATATAGATCGcgaacagtttaattttttttcttattttaacgTGGCTTAGTTACTTTTTTGAAATTACACACTAAAACTTAATGAGCTTTTCATTTACGAAGGCAGAACAGAAACGTCAAGTTTTGTTATAATGAAAACATCAGCTGTGTTTGAAAAGTCTAACAGCTAATTAAAGCGACCTCCAGGAGTGTTTTTCTTCACACCCCCTCAATatacaaatttgaaatagtTGCTTTTGGGTCCAAACTGAACGGAGACTGTCAAAAAGCGTAAGAACAAAGCTTTATTCACctgtttgaattaatttcaccAGCCGTGAATAAAAAATAGTGTTAGCATAAAGTGTTACTAGCAAAGTTATATAATGATCTTAAATAAAAGACACTTACGGAAAATCCAAAGGCCGCAGGACTACCAGCAATTTGagagaaaactgtgaaaagaaTAACAAGGATTTTTGATTAACGAGCTAAAAATTGTGATTTGAATACTACTTAACGACTCCATAGACAATAACTGGTTATCCACCATTAATTTGGTGATATTGAACGACTTAAATTAAAAGGCATGAtgtattaattttgaaaaaatgactTACCGAAAAATGTTCCTCCAAATCCTGTGGTCAAAATGATAGAAGCACACGAAACACAAATGGCCGCTTTTCTCCAAAATGCGTAAAATTCATCTCCTTTGTCTGTTAAATAGAGAATACCTTTATGAAAATAAGCTTGTGTTTATGTAATTTTACCATtgtcttttgtaattttaccaTTGTCTTCCAAAACCAACCCTCTCGAATGAATTTTGTCGAATGGTTTccaatgaaaattatttttgttttccatagtataaaatattaaagaaaatgaaatcagGGGAGAATATTTCTGGAGGAGTTTCCAGGATAAGAAATCTAAGGAAATAACATAGTGAGTGGGCTAACTGGTTCCTAAATTATAATCAcgctaattattttgtaaattagttatttttaaacaattttagtCCGAAAACACGTAATGATTTTACTTCGAGGTCTACAGCGTGGTTTGAAACCCTTTCATTCAATGTTTCGATCGATTTATTTAACGGGATGGGTATTCAATCCTCCCAACAGTATACTTAACGATTTCAACATCAATCATGAATGCTTGTTGAGTTTCGTTATCTTTCTTACTGATCTCAAATTCATAGGCATTGTAAAATGATGGCGTCTTGATAAACCACTCATGTTTAAAGGCACGCTTACCTGTGCTTGagtcttcactttttttcctACTGATTCCATAATTGTTCTGTTCGTTTTCAGTCTGATTTACTAGTGCTCGGAGTTCTAATTCATCGCCGTTTTTTTCGCCCATTGTTCGTCATCATCAGTTAAGAGagcttgatatttttaatgaaaccTTTTAGGTCAAATCGCAGTGAAATGAAAGATTTCTTCACCCGAAATCTGTGGAGGTTCTAAATTAAACTGCAGTTATATACGCTCTTCTTGTAATAAGAGGCGTATTATATCAAAATATTGTGATGTTTACAATACTTTGCATGTAATAGATGACTGTCGGCGAATTCTTTTCTTGTGTGCATTGCTACCTAGCCTACGCTGTCTCTTTGTGATGTAAATCTTAGTTATCTTGAAGTGGTCACAAGAAAATAACCATAGTTTTTACTTTATAAATTCTGCGATTCCTGGAATTGCTATTTATGGTTTGTAAAGGGAATTGTAAAACAGATTTTATCAAGTCACAAATCTGAATGCGTTGTGGGGTCtggtgagaaatttttaagtGAATCTGGGACCGACAAAGGAGGGGTCTGAGTAAGCAAATTGCCGTTCCCCTGGGGAAACAGACATTGTAACAGACAAAACACTGAGTGAAGTTGGCCAAGTCCTATAataggataatttagtattatcgactgagttgataacgtaaattggccaccgtaaaagagtataaaagctgacgtttcgagtgatagcccttcgtcaatcacTCTGACAAGGGGCCCAACGtttgaaacgtcagctcttCAACTCTTTACGCCGGCCAATTCACGTTATGACTCGGTTGATAATGTTAAATTACCCTGCTACACTTTCCCACCGACGCGGCaccagtttcttcagaaacctCCTCCTATAATGTTACGTGGCGACTCAGATAAGGGGCTCAGCAAAGAGCCTTCCGTTTATGCAAATGAAATTGCAAGGATTCTGAATGAACAACAACGACTTCGTCGATGAATGCTATAATGTGTAAGAAAGGCCTCGAACATCCGAGGCCACACAATGACCATTCTTTTGACTCCGTAATGTCCGTGATAGATTTAGGAAACTTGGGGATTCGACCAAAATCTTCGCAAACTGCTAAAAGTACGGAAGCATACAACAGCCTCAAACCGTTTCTGAGATCAACACCATTTTCGCGACAAAAGCACATTGTACGTATTCTACCGTGTTtacattttattcatttttgcaTGGTTTTTGCAATTTTGGTGTTATATCTTACTCATTAAAAACTGTAGATTGAAAGCTTAGGGCTCCCGCCTTAGAGACAGTTTTTTTCTAACTAGAGCTCGAGAATGCTCTTTCATATAAACATAAATTTTAACTCTGGTCACTATTATTTTTCGAACTCAGGCGTCCTTTAAATGTTCGTGTGGTATGGAAAGCAGCatgaaatatctttaaaaaattagtcTTTTCTCTCACACCTTTCAGCTGTTCAAATAGAGAATGATCATTCTAGCTCTTTTAAGACTATTCAATAGTTGCACTGGAATTATACCGAGCCTTTACATTGAAGTTTTAAGGTCTTTCGAAATTCGCTCTTAAATTCAACGGCATTCTCAAACAAGTGAAAGCTTTCCTCAGCTTTCTTGAGTTCTGGAAAGCTTACGCAATCTTACTGGAGCCCTTTTTATCGAAATTCTCTGATTTTGGTGATAACTTGGCGGAAATCCCTGATTGTTTGC
The sequence above is a segment of the Pocillopora verrucosa isolate sample1 chromosome 13, ASM3666991v2, whole genome shotgun sequence genome. Coding sequences within it:
- the LOC131797427 gene encoding transmembrane protein 163a-like — its product is MGEKNGDELELRALVNQTENEQNNYGISRKKSEDSSTDKGDEFYAFWRKAAICVSCASIILTTGFGGTFFVFSQIAGSPAAFGFSLAAVLDSFSSAVVLWRFSFKESRKDSNSLERERRACLAIAICFILSAFAIAAKTIFTLLKDKIPTKEFLMEMLSGSSLVYLVFLTAFKCIIGEKLESRAMRIDAINSLAGAIMTLGMVASDVVCSNNPKICYLDSVTAILIAVALFSYGVMTITDLKTGKEKKPPRDWRCQFLSLFNCVLFFVLIIINRVQFRLNTYL